Below is a window of Callithrix jacchus isolate 240 chromosome 15, calJac240_pri, whole genome shotgun sequence DNA.
TGCtcagccctccttcccttcctcttgctATTTTTGGCTGTGCTAAGAATAGTCTGCTTTAAATACCCATCGCTCCTTGCCTCTGCTCTCAGGATGGCCGATGGTTCCTTTCCAGGACCCCCTGGGGAGCAGTGACTCCATGAACCCAACTCATGCAGCCTCCCAAGACCCCCAGACACAGCCCTGGGTCTGAGTTACCTCCCTACAGGACACGGTTCTGGGTCCGGCCAGCAACTACCCCTGAACACTCCTACCCCCATACATGGCCAAGGTCCGGCCTGTGTCTATCCCTGGGTTCCCCACAAGACGTGGCCCTGGGTCTGGCCTGTCTTCCCCTGCCCCTCAACGATACAACTGGTCACACCCCTGCTCAAAGGCCTCTGTGTCCCATATCATCCCTAGGCCTGACATCCAAAGCTGGGCAGGGCATGGCCCAACAGACCCCACTCGCTGTGGTGGACTCGGGGGTGACGGAGCAGAAAGGCCTGGGACTCAAGTTGCTTCAGCACAGCAAGCCCTCACTCTGCCCCTGCTCAGTCTGTGTGTGTTGCCGTCCCCAacagcagccccaggaagggCTGGGCCTCAGCACACGGGCTGGCACCCTCCTAGCCACTGACCTTGTGTGGCAGCTTCCTGCCCTCACAGGCCCACGTTGGACCTCAAGCTCCGCACTTGAAAGGATCCAGCACGCCCACCTGCCAAGGCCCAGCAGCCACTGCCGCCCACCCTGCGGGGCCACCGTGGTACTCACTTGTTGAAGAGGTTCAGGCCGATGCGGTAGTGCCTCTTGCGGATGACGTCGTTGCTGAAGGCGGGCGAGTCCCAGCTGTTGCGGGCCTCCTTGTGGTAGGTCTGCTTGCTGAGCGTCTGCTCCCGTAGGCTGTCTCGGGACGATGACTCAGAGCTGCAGTTGATGGTGTCGTTGGAGTTGGACGTGCTGTTGATGCTGTCGTTGTCGCCGTCTGAGTAGTCCGACTCAGACTTGCTCTGCCGGTTGGCTGAGCCGTTGATGGCCAAGTGGCTATCCAGGGGCCTGGGGGGCCGGGGCCGCAACTCAGGTTCCTCCCGGGGGAGGCTCTTGGGGGGGCCGCTGTGGGGACCATGCTTGGGGCTGCCCTGCTGTCCACCGAGGCTGCGCTCGTAGGCACTCTGCCTCTTGAGCGAGCCCCGCTCTGAGCGGTCACTGAGGTCCACGGAGCTGTCGCTGGGTGGCTCGATGGTGAGCAGCGGGAGATGCTCCACCCGCAGCCGCTGCTCCTGCCGTTCCAGCGACGGCGTGCTCCGGCAGCTTGTGTCTGTGTCAACCTTGTCCTCCTTGTGGGCCAGGGCCCAATAGTCTGGGGCGGTGCCCCCAGCCCGAAGCCGCAGGTCTGACTCAGTGCTGGACGGCCGGTCCCCCGCCTGCGAGAGGGGCAGAGGGGGTGACAGCTCCTCCTCATCGATATACAGGGTGACGTCGCTGTATGAGGCCGTCATCTCGTCCAGTTTGCGGTGGTCCATGCTGTGTAGGGCTGTTTGGGGCTCAGCATCTCGGGCCCGTGCCACATCCAGGGCTGGTGTGTCCTCAGTGTGCAGGCTGCGGCAGTTGAGGGCATCGTCAATGGACTCGGCCAGCGATTTCACCTGCCGGGAGAAGGCGTCCTCCAGCTCAGTGATGGCGTCCGCGAAGTCGCTGGAGGGGGCTGGAGACTTGAGGGTGGTCGATTCACTGAGGTCACCACACTCAGGGGGCACCAGGGCTCCCAGCTGGGAGCCATCGTTAGTCACTGAGACCTGCTTCCCCTCGAAGTAGGAGCTGTGCACCTTCTCAGGCCCCTCAAAGGAGAACTGCATCCTCATGTTGGACAGCACAATCCGGCGCGACATACGGTTCTCTGACATGGAGCTGCGCAGACGCTCGAAGTTCTTGTTCATCTGGTACTGGCGAAACGCTGTCTGGATGGTGCGGGCCGCATGGCGGGTTACCAGGCGCCCCCCATACTTTCGTTCTAGCATCTCcacctgggagagggagaggagaatgaGGACAGCCCTGCATGTGGGCACAGTGCCACATTTACCAAAGTCCTTCCCACTTCCCAGCCATGTGGCTGTGCAACCTGGGAAAGTCCCAAAGTTGGTCAAAGCGACTGCTGAGGGATGCTTGTAGGCTTATGCAAAATATGAGTCCCGAGGTCAAACTGGATGGAGAAACACCAAGTTAAAATGAACACAAGCAGGTTTTTCCTCTCTCAGAACCTTTTTTTTGGTgggaacagagtcttgctctgtcatccaggctggagtgcagtggtgcaatctcagctcactgaaacctctgcctcccaggttcagatgatcctcttgcctcaactttccaagtagctgggattacaggctcccgccaccacgcccagctaatttctgtgtttttagtggagacggggtttcaccatgttggccaggctggtcccaaaaactcccaacttcaggtgatccacctgccttggcctctcaaagtgctgagattacaggcatgagccaccatgcagggcCTTAGAAACTGTAAAAGGCACTGAGATACACTATGCTGAGTGGCCCCAGTGTCTTGAGCCACAGAAGCTCCTGGCCCTGGCATATCTTGAGGTATGCCATCTAACGAAACTGCTTTGGAGACCTGGAAGAAGTATGCGCAGGCCAAGAGACAGGCTAAAGATCCCAGCCAGGTCTGGGGTGCCCAGGGTGGTCCACGGGCTTCTGGACTCACTTCAACAGTATCAACCAGGCAGCTCTTGTGGCCCAAGGGGTCACTGAGCTTAAGAGAGACCTGTGGGGTTTGCTGCACTGAGGAGCAGGATTCGAGGCCAGATGTGTAGGTTCTAATCCGGGCTATGCCCCTTGGTAGCTGGGTGACCCAGAGTAAGCCCTAAGTCTGTGCAGTTCCTCGGTTTCCTTGTCTATTAAACGGGGTGGCACTGGGACCTGCCTCCTCTGACTGTGGTGAGTCCTGGAAACAGGCTAAGAGCTGGCACATGCCAAGCACAGGGGCAGCTGGGCTAGAAGACCCTCAGCTGCATTCTGGGAAGGGATTTACAGTTCGTAAAGCCCCCAAGCTCCCTTGCTCTACAGATAGGCAAATTCTGGCCCACAGAGTATGTGAGACTCAACACATACTCAAGAGGCCTTCAGTCTCCGGAGCTGGCTTTTCCTTTTGAGCACCGCCATTCCTGATAGCTCATCTGGGCTACACGGCTCGTTCCTGCCAGGGCTGGGCTACATGCAGGGAAGGGGCAGCGTGAGCCCCAGGCACTCCAGTGAGGCATGCAGACCTCCTGAATTCCTGAGGCACCTGTGACCAAGGGCAGCCCTGAGGGCCACTCCCTGTGCCTTGTTCCTGAGTGGACAATGAACTCACCCCTGCGGCCAAGATAAAGAATTGGCTTCTCCACCAAGCCAGGCCTCTCGGGGTGCTGGGGTGGAGTGGGCATGTGATGTGGGGCTGGGAACAGGCAAAGCACTACACCCTGCCTGTATGGTCCCAGATGCCCACCACATGCTGGGCCACAGCTGGAGGCGGAAAGGGAGGCACGAAGGCCCTTGCTTTGGAGGGGTGAGAGTCTGTGAAGGAGAGCAGCAGCCGCAGGCGCAGGACTGAAACAATGCCTAACAGTCCAGCAAATCGAAGGCCGTGGCCTGCACCGGGAAGGCTGGCTTAGGGCCGCCACTGGGCCTTGCACACCCACATGTGTCGCCTAGCCCCGGGTGGTCCCAGCAGGCTGGGTGAAGGAAAAGAGCTGCCGGGGCTTGAGGGGAGCAAATCAAAATGACTTTTCCAAGCCCAGCCAGGACAGAGTCTGTTTTCCCTCTTGCCCTGTTACTGAACTCCATCCAAGAAATGACCTCACTTCCACATCTGTAAGcagaaagtttctattttttgggTTGTGAGTGGAGCTCAGAAAGCCCCTGGGGCCGATAAGAAGCCTGGGGCTGAGATCTGGGaagtctttcttccctccctctactTTGTGGGCGGCACAAGCACCGGGAACCCCAGCTCAGGATTAGAGCTCCCTGCAGGGCCTTCTCGCCTGCTGGCTCCGGACCTCACAAACTGGCCAGCCACCCTGTTTTCCTGAGACCTCCTGCCCAAacctgtgtgtgttgggggtgaaGGGACTTCAGAGCCCCTGGCAGTCCTCCCCCAAGGGGACACACAGGGACCTAGGGCTGCTCTTCCTCATCCCCAAACTTACTGTGGGTCATTCCTCTTCCTGGGCTGGAATTATTGCTAGGCCTGGTCGAAAAGTTTCCTGGGACCCAGTGGAGGAGATTCTGCTACCATGTACCCATCTATTGACTGTGCTGGGGACCCCCACACCCTCATCCCATCTCACAGCAGCTTCTGCTCCTCTGAGAGTTTTCACTACCCTATTTCTCAGCAAGGACGAGATGCTCAGGGGAGGGAAGCCGCTGACCCAAGACACGTGGTTCCTGGATAGAAGAATCGACCCCATGGCCAGGGCTCCCCCAGCCAGCCCTCACTTGTCTCTTCAAGGGAAACTTCTGAGCAATACAGAAGAGAAACCGGGAAGAATGCCCTTCAGCAGAGCAAAACTGTCACTTCTTGACGACACAGGGACAGTACCTGACACCCACTCAAGTCTCCTGCTTCAGGGATAGAAAGCCACCGGAGGGCACAGAGGGCCTGGGGCCAGAAGAACACAGGAGACTTGTCCTTGGGCTCCTTTCACCTAAAACAGACTCTGTGTTACCCAGACTTAAAACTCCTCACGGAATCAGGCACCCTACTTTTTCATCTGGTGATTCCCATGCAATGTGCCCCATTTCCATTTTTGCTGAGCTTGCCAGGAAGCTCAGTGGAGCATTGAATCCTCAGTGGCCCTTGATGTCGCCTCCTCCCTCTCACCTCTTTGGTACCTCTTCCATCTCACACGCTCAGCAGCCTTTGCACCAGCTGTTGCCTCTTCCTGGAACAGCCAACTCTAATGCCACCTTAGACAGGGCTTCCCAACCTTACCCAGTGCTGTCACCTCACATAGCTGCTCTATTTCTTTCCCCAATCTTTAGAATCCCCAGAATTTGCCTCACTTTTTGGAAGTCAACTGCCTCTGCACAGCTTACGTGATCCTGTCCAGCTCCGGTGCCACAGTGGAGCACAACAGCAGGGTCCTCGTCTCAGTCATGGGTACCCCGCACAGTGTCTGGTGCATGGTGGGCGTTCAGATAATAtgcatgaaatgaaaatgaacagcTGCAGTCCTATTAGGCCCACAGTAACCATATAATTCTCTTCACAGGCCTCTATTAAGTCCCAacctttctcctttctgtttaAATGGCTCTGCTGCAGACATCTCTTACTATACACTGTGGTCCACTTTGGATCTGGGCATCATGGATAAAGGGAACAGAGGCTGCTCTGCCCTGGGTTGGCCGGCCTAAGTTGCAAGGCAGCACTGAGAGCCAGGTAAGGAGGGGGCGGATGGGGGATTCCCTATCAGGAGAGTGGATAACCCCCCACCCCAGGCAGTATCCGCACCACTCCCTTGGGAAGTTGGGGCCACACCAGGCCCAGAACTCTACTCCTTAAAGGACGAACAGGGAGGACATATTCAGGACAACTTGAATCTATACTCCcagcaaacacaaacaaaaaagaaacccaaaaattgatttttttttttttttttttgagatggagtttcactgttgttacccagattggagtgcaatggcacaatcttggctcactgccacctccgccttctgggttcaagcaattctcctgcctcagcctcctgagtagctgggactacaggcgcgcaccaccatgtccagctaatttttgtatttttagtagagacggggtttcacctcgttgaccaggaggtctcagtctcttgatctcgtgatccacctacctcggcctcccaaagtgctgggattataggcgtgagccaccgcacccggccccagaaattgattttaaagaaaaaggataaCTAGGAAGATCTGGGAGCAAGCAGAGGGCAGGCGGGGCcacaggttgggtgtggtgggagTGAAGGCCAGGAGGCTTCTGTAACACAGACTCTGGGGAAGATGGGAAAAGGCCCTGGGGCCAGCAGGAGCAGAGGCAGCCACCTGGGCATATAAAGAAGCTGTCCAGAGCTCATgcccaggagctggggagagtCTGACAGTcctccccagcctgcccctgCAAGCTTGCAGAGCTGCTGCCTGGGAGCCCAGGTTCTCCTGAAGCCAGAAACTGCTAAGGGTCTTGTCCACGCACTGGCTTACTCACTCCCTCAATCACCCATCTGTTCATTCCCTCAGATCCTTATTAAAACATCTACTGTGTATATGCACTCAGAGGGACTTAGAAGCAAGAGCTCTTGGCCTCCCCAGTGACCACTCAGGTCCTCGCTCTTCCCCCTGCACCCTATGATTCTTCTCTCTTGGCTCAACCCCAGAGGCTTCTTCTCAGCCTCCCTCAAGCCCAGCCCCCCAGGAGCACCGTGGGTCTGGCCACCTCTAAGGGCCAAGACCGCTGGGGGACAAGTGTCATTTCAGTGGGGGGATTTCCCGCAGGAGCAGGGAGGTGTGAGCCAGGAGGGGAAGAATAAGCAGCCTCACCTGGCTGCTGTAGATGGTGTTCTGTCCAGAGCTTGTGCTACTTATGCTGTAAATGGACCTCCTTCCCTCAGCCCTCTCCTGGGTCCTTAGAACCTCAGTGGTTGGCCACATACCCAGTGTGCCCCGATGACATTGGGCCTGATGCTCAGACACCTATCATGGCCCCCCAGATCTGGACCATGCAGGACGTGGAACCCGGGCCATAGCAAAGGCCTCATGTGAGGACAGCTCTCTGGAAGTCCCCAGAAGGAATGCTGGACAATCCAGGTCCTTCACACATGCCAGCCGGAGCCAGCTAGCGCAAGAGACTCCTGAGAGGAGCCATAGGTGGAGCTGGAACTGGGGCTGGAACTGAGTCCATGGGAgacagctgccaccatgcctggtaggGGCACACCTGGTGGGCAGAGCTGCCCTGGGCTTGCATGTGTGTGGCCTGAGGGACTGTGCTTGCCTACCTGCTTGTCCTGCAGGTCCGAGGAGAGCTCATAGCTCTCGGAGAGTGAGCGTGAGCGCTTGATGGCCTCCTCCTCGGCCTGCTTGCGCAAGATGGAGGTCGAGTGCTGCAGCTTGGGCCTCCGCGTGCGCTGCTGCTGCCCCGGCGGCCCCGAGTACAGCCCATAGGCTCCCACTGACGTGTGCTCGTAGTGATCTGGGCTCAGGCTGGAACCAGGCACCAAGGGGCCCTGGGGATAGGCCGAGGGGCTGTCCAGGGACGTGCCAGTCTCACTGCTGGGGGCCTCACCTTCGACACTGTAGAGGACAGAGAGGTGAGAAGCTTCTGGTGAGCAGGAAACCTCGACATGATGCCAGGCCATGAGGCACGACCCCACCATGCTCCTAAAGGAGCCCCCACGCCTGTTCTTCTCACACCCCACGGTTGAGTCCACACATGCAGCCAGCAGGACCCTGCAGAGCCCTGCCACTCAGCACCCCACCCACTCGGGTTCAATTTCTCTGTGAAGCGCACCACCCTCTGACATCCCATACTCCTTCCTCACTGATTTTGCTCACCGTCCACCACCCACATGCAAATGAATGCCAGCTCCCTGAGGATGGCAGTTTTGGTCACTCGGTCGCTGATTATCCCCAGAGCCCAgggcagtgtctggcacacagcaagtgctcaGCAATTACTGACTCAGCAAATCCCGTCACCTTCTCTCCTACCACCTGCATTAAACACACCActgattttaaacttaaaaaaaaaaaaaaaaaaaacaataattaacaAAAGTGATTCTGTACTGTCGGCCTACATGGGGCCAGTCCTTTTGCTGGTGTTTGCTGTGGGTGAACTGTGCCCCCCACAATGGTGTGTTGAAGCCCTGGCTCCCAGCACCTCAGCACAGGactatttggaaacagggtctttgtgGAGGTGATTACATTAAAATAGAGTCACTGTGTCGGCCTGATCCAGCCAGACTGGTGTCTTTGCAGGCAGAAGAGATAAGGCCATGGGTGTGCACAGAGGGAGCAGCACTCGAGGACTCGGGGAGCAGACGACAGCCTACAGGCCAAGGAGAGCAGCTGGAGGGGACCCCACCCTGCTGACGCCCTAATCCtcgacctccagcctccagaactgtgtgataataaatgtctgttgaagGCCCCCCTGTGTGGCGTTTGCCATGTCGAGTTTGGAAACTCATACAATGCTGTATATACATTTTCTctaaatcttaaaagcagcctaCAAAGAGAAACATCAACTCCCCTTTTCcaggtgaggagactgaggcctaCAAGAGGTGCCAGGGTGACCCAGGTAGGAAGTAGGTGAGTCAGGGTTCAAGCCCAAGTGGTGGGACCCTGAGACCCGGTGTTCCCCTCTGCCTCACCACCTTCTGTCCCCGCAACATGTACACTATCCCTCTGATGTCTCTAAGCACCATGGGAGAGCAGGCCCCTGGTGGGGTCGTGCGGGGAGGGCTGATGGGCTCATCCCGACTCAGATCTCAAAGGCCCTTTCGATGTGTGCAGACACTGGTTTCCACTGCAGGTGGCTTCTCAGTGTGGGACcagcagggaagggagagagtTATGTCAGTTTCCAATACAATGTCCAGTTACCCTGCCAGGTGCCCTGTCCCTGTCAGATCACTCAACCTTGGGCTGGAAGGATCTTGAAAGACCTTCTGCttccaggggctggggtggaggtCCCACTAGATGGACATAGCAGAGAGATGGGCACACAGACCCCACGTAGCTGTGGTCCCCCCTCCCGTTGCCTTCTTCAGACCAATGGGAAGGCCCTCCATACAGCAGCCAAGGGCAGCGGGTCTAgccctgctctgctctgctctgcttctGTCCCTGCTGCTCCTCAGGAGGCCTGCAGGACCCCAGTGCCCAGTGCATGTGACTGTCACTGACTCCAGGGAAGCCCGAAGTGGGAGCCCCAGGGAGGTGGCTTGGAGCAGAGGGCATGGCCAGTGGCTCAGGCAATAGGGAGTGGAGGCCCTTTGCTGCCAATTCTGCTCTGAGCCGGGGCTGGGCAGTAGATCTTAGCACCTGCTTTCCAGCCTACAGATTAGGACAAGACTTCTGGCTCTGGCCTCCGGGGTCAGGCAGGGGATGCCCACCCCactccccaggagctgggccaTGACACAGGCCTCTCCCTGAGGAAGAGCCTGAATGAAGAGAGGGACCCAGGCTCTCTGCCTGGCTCTGCCCTCATCCGACTGAGAATCAGGGCAGGCTGCCCCTCCTTtcaaggcctcagtttccctatcagTAACATGGTGGATTGGACTTGATGCCTTCAAGCTGCCTGAGAACCACCATCCTTCAAGAGTCTCCATATCACTAGAGTCACCCAACCCCATCCCCCGCAACCCCTGCCCACAGCAGCTTCCTTTGGGCCTGGTGTGTGTACCTTGGTAAGAGGTGAGAGGGAGAACAGGGAGATCTGAAATCCTCCCACTCTATTGCTAAAGCTTTGAGCAGCACCTTGAAATAAATACTTGCCACCCTAATCAACTGTATGAAGCAGCGAATGAGTTCCCCTCTCAGACTTCAGGCCCCAGGACCTCAGGTCCCAGGGGAGTGACAGCCTCCCGGAAGCCCATCCCACACTGACCCCAGAGCCCACGCCTCTGCTTCGGGCCTGTGCACCTCTCTCTGTCTTGCCTCTTCTTTACAGCCTGGGAGCATGTCACACACACATGCCCTGGACTAGATCTGTGCTTCCAGGCAGCAGACTGACAGGAAACGACAGCTCGTCCTTAGAGAATTGCACCTGGGCCTCCACTCCTGCGAGGAGGACTCAAAATAGTCTTGTTACCCTAGGTTCGCAGAAGCACAGAGACAAACAGGTGGTTTCCCTGCAGTTCCCTGGAGGTGGAGCGGGAAGCCCCTTGGTGGCCCACAGGCTGCTGCTGAGCTGCTGGGAGGCTCTGCCAGCGAGGGGCATACAGGACCCTCACTGTGCTGCCCCCAACCCAGGATGAAGAAGCAATGTTCACCTCAAGTCTGAAGGAATTTCGCCAAACTCTTTCTAACCTGGCCTGAAAACAGTTGTAAGCAGGCAGAGTAGGGCATCCCCCTCTGATGGTGGAGGGTAAGGAAGAGCCCAGGCCTGCCCAAGAACTTGAGAGGGGCCCTTGTTCCCAGTTGGTGGTGGTATGAGGCAGAGGGGCTGGCAGAAGGAGATCAGGCGTGGCCACTGAACTCAGAATGGGCAGGAGATGGGAGTGCCTGTCACCAGTAGTGCAGGGTGTCTTTGGGCCCCAGGGCAGGGTATCTTTGGGATACAACTGTGATAGTGGTGACCTGAGGCAGACTTTCTGGGCCTGTGCCAGCCCAGGATTCCGCTCTGGGCACTCCCGTGTTCCTGGCTACCCTAGGTCATTAGGTCTGGAACATGCTTGGGAGAGGCCGAGCCTCCCTCACAGGCATCCTCTCCAGGAAGGGAAGGTCTGACAGTCACCCATAGCCTTCCCTTTCATCTCGGGGCTAGAGTCCTGGGTGTCATCGGCCTTCCCTTCCATCTCAGGGCTAGGGTCCCTCCCCCACCCAAATGCCCCCACTAATCTGTCACTGGGTCCTGTGGAGTCTATGAACAGCATCCTCTTGTGCAATGTGGTGGCCCTTCCACACGCTGAAAAAATCAAACCCAACTTCAAACCATCCcagaagaaagaaacagctgGGCCATCCTACTGCAACCAGTGTGGCGCCACAGGGTTCTTTAGCCAGCGTGGACGAAAGCGAGCACAGCGTGGAATTTTCCATGTAGCTATGAACCCGCTTTGAGCCAGAGGACATCACCTCTGGATGGCCCCAATCAGCAGCTACACAGTGCAGTATTAGACCCTGAAAAAGAGGTTTTACTGCGTTTATCTGAACTGATAAACAAAAAGATAAGTGAAGCAAAAATGCCCAGTATTGACATATATATGCAGCCATGGGCACTCTTAGACTGCTGGTAGGAGTATAAATCAGCACAGGAAGTTATCAAACTTAAATGATGTGGGCGCTTGACTATTTCCTGTAGAGATGTTTTGCTCTACAGCAACACCCAGAAGCTCTGGGCTCTCAGCCCCACCCTCCTGATTAGGACTCAGCTTGATCCAGTTTCTTTCTGGGGCAGGAAGAACTATCGTATGTCAACCTCTCCCTCTCTAGGGCAGAAACACAGATGCTCTAGTGACAGAGCTTGGCCACAAAGTGAGGGTCACACTTTACCAGCATACATGAGTCTCTAGGTGGGACTTTTGGTTCAGGGAACAGCCAGACTGGCTCCTATATGCCTGccctgacctcctgagctcagctACCTGACATCTCACTATCCACTTTAGCTGCCTTGGGGATGCTGCTCCCACAAGCCCAGCCCAATGGACAGGACTGGTGAATACATCGGGGTGAGCCCTTAACTGCACCCCTGAATTTATGATCTGTCTCAGACACCTACGTCACATGCAGACCGAGGAATGGGCCAAGGCACCTGTTCCAAGTACCTGAACATTCCTGGAAGTTGAGAGTCTCTGGAACATTCTATGAGAGTTAGGTGGCTGCCGCCCAGCCCTTTTCCAGAGATTTGTGCAAAGGAAATAAGACCCATGTGTGCAGCAGTATATACAAGAACTACCATAGCAGcattttttctgattatgaacatctggaaataacctaaatgcaCATCGACAAGGGGATGATTGAAATTAATTCTGGGTCCACACAGTGGAAATAATGTTAAGATGGCAGAAAGATCTTGTTTGATGGCTGTTCTTATGAAAAAGACTTGGGGATTTTTTGTGGACTATAAGATGAATGTGAGCTGATGTCATCATGTGGCTGAGAAGCC
It encodes the following:
- the IQSEC1 gene encoding IQ motif and SEC7 domain-containing protein 1 isoform X19, whose protein sequence is MACRRRYLSSLDTGSSLSTDRYSVEGEAPSSETGTSLDSPSAYPQGPLVPGSSLSPDHYEHTSVGAYGLYSGPPGQQQRTRRPKLQHSTSILRKQAEEEAIKRSRSLSESYELSSDLQDKQVEMLERKYGGRLVTRHAARTIQTAFRQYQMNKNFERLRSSMSENRMSRRIVLSNMRMQFSFEGPEKVHSSYFEGKQVSVTNDGSQLGALVPPECGDLSESTTLKSPAPSSDFADAITELEDAFSRQVKSLAESIDDALNCRSLHTEDTPALDVARARDAEPQTALHSMDHRKLDEMTASYSDVTLYIDEEELSPPLPLSQAGDRPSSTESDLRLRAGGTAPDYWALAHKEDKVDTDTSCRSTPSLERQEQRLRVEHLPLLTIEPPSDSSVDLSDRSERGSLKRQSAYERSLGGQQGSPKHGPHSGPPKSLPREEPELRPRPPRPLDSHLAINGSANRQSKSESDYSDGDNDSINSTSNSNDTINCSSESSSRDSLREQTLSKQTYHKEARNSWDSPAFSNDVIRKRHYRIGLNLFNKKPEKGVQYLIERGFVPDTPVGVAHFLLQRKGLSRQMIGEFLGNRQKQFNRDVLDCVVDEMDFSAMELDEALRKFQAHIRVQGEAQKVERLIEAFSQRYCICNPGVVRQFRNPDTIFILAFAIILLNTDMYSPNVKPERKMKLEDFIKNLRGVDDGEDIPREMLIGIYERIRKRELKTNEDHVSQVQKVEKLIVGKKPIGSLHPGLGCVLSLPHRRLVCYCRLFEVPDPNKPQKLGLHQREIFLFNDLLVVTKIFQKKKNSVTYSFRQSFSLYGMQVLLFENQYYPNGIRLTSSVPGADIKVLINFNAPNPQDRKKFTDDLRESIAEVQEMEKHRIESELEKQKGVVRPSMSQCSSLKKESGNGTLSRACLDDSYASGEGLKRSALSSSLRDLSEAGKRGRRSSAGSLESNVEFQRFEPLQPSVLCS